A segment of the Raphanus sativus cultivar WK10039 unplaced genomic scaffold, ASM80110v3 Scaffold4211, whole genome shotgun sequence genome:
TTCTTATTATAGACTTGAATTTTTTATCGacagattttttatatattttctaaggACATCAGTTTTGTATTTCGTATTGGACCATGAATATCTCGGGACCGGCACTCGAGGTGGCACATGGGCATTGATGGTGCGAAATGTACGCTAAATATATACACCGACTAAAGATTTGTAATAGACCAAAAAACATTGAAGCAAAAGTAGAACAACAATCAAAACGCTCAAGTGTTTAGAGATACATCAAGTTCTCAATATCATCCAATCCAATAACATCCCACTTTGTTTTTTTGGACTAAGTATCCCACTTTGTTGTAACATAACGGGCTGATGATTTTGTGATTTCAACTTTTCTCATATGGTTCTTTtgaatattgtaaagaaaaacatagaaatCAGTTGTTTCTTGTAGGTCGATGAAAATATTGAGCGTTCGCTTAGAATACCTTATAACTTGAGGTACAAGGATAACCTCGCCTTCTCTAGTTGTACCTCGTGGCATCAAACTCGAGTTAACGACCACAGGCATGTTGAGTATATTCATCTGAGAAGGAGGCAACACTAATGTCTGACTCGACCACAGATTCGTCTCTGCATCTTCCATAACCCATACCTTCATCACACTTTCGTTTTCAAAACCATCACCTTCGTTTCCAAAATTAGGATAGTCTAAAAAAGCTACTCGTCCACCCCATTCTATAATTTCAATCATAATAGGCAGCCGCGGTAAAAAGGCAAGATCCTCAGGTAGTCGGGGTACACTGATTTCTTCAGAAATCATATTGAAACTCACAAGCACACACTTAAACAAATGCGTCCTGGCGAGGTAATAAAGCATACGGCCATTGATATTGATCGTATTAAACTGTGTTAAAGGACGATGTGGTGGACAACTACTTTGAATATTTCTCCATCGACTTGATACATATCctacttttaatatattatagaaattcaaaatattttattgaaaaataaattattttgaatttttataataaaaaaataaaaataaaaataaaaaataaaaaaataaaagaagttaCAACAACTCTTCCCTCTGTTCTTCGGCTTTTTCATTTATGAGAAACTAGAACCATAAGTTCCAACAGTTACTGAAGCAAACTACGTAAAGGGAAACATGGGCATCGTGACCATAACTAATACATgcaagaataataaaataaagataataatTGGTCGAGCCAATTTCACTTGGTacgaatttttctttttttttgatgatcGTGGGGATCCCATGCGGTAAACCCAGTCTAATTTCCACGAAATCTTCCATCTGGACACGCACGGTTATAGGCGGGAAGATGGTCAAGACGACTCGAATTCAGGAGCGGTTACTCCAACCGGAATTCCATTACCACAAGGCCAATAGCTCTTGGTTTTGGTACGTTGAAGTAGATTTCTTTGTATGGTTAGCTTGCCGGTTCATTACTTGATTAATTACCCACTCATCAAAACGCCTAGTCTTTTCTTTCCTTAATATCTTAACAACCTCTACTCTGTCTTTCTCTACGACTCTGTTTCATGTATGGCTTCCAAGGTgtcatgctttttttttttactaatatgtTGTACACAAAGACTGAAATGCATCAGGAATGAGTCATATACTAAAGGCGCGAATAGTCTTACATATAAAAGACTTTTTAACATGTCAaacatttttatgaaaaatcAGAGAAACTTAACGTTTTAAACCAACGTATTATAGAGCAGAGTTTATTCAGCAGAGTGGAGTCTAATCCTCATCAGAGGTTTCATAACCTTCATCTTCAGATGGTACATAGTCATCAGCAAATCCACGATTACCATGGTAGTCAAGAAATGGCCCCCACTGTTTGCGTTTGAGCTTGTCCACATCAGGCAGCTGGGGAGCAACACCTGGaagagataaaataaaaataaaaatatgaggTCAAAAGCAGTCAGTCTCTAAATTCCTTCACAAGCAACAGAGCAAAAGCAATAAGTTTTTTCATAAGCTATAATAAATCAAGGCATGTCCGTTAAGGTAATACATCAAGACATGTCTGTTAAGGTAAGATCGATGAGGATATTAAGTATTAGCACGTTCAAAAGGAATCTATATATAAGATTCATCACAAACCAAAATCACAAGAAGATCAAATCAGAAACAAAAGTATTGagaattcaaaaaataaacCACATTCAGAGAACAAAAgcaattcatttttaaaagccATATACCATATTTTGGAGCAAGAGAGGAGGCAGGGGCCTTGCCATGAACATGCTTAGGCGATTTGGCATTGACTTCCAGTGGAGAGAGACCTGAAAGAGAtcaaataagaaataaaaagtataaGAGGTCAGTCTCTAAATTTCTTCACAAGCCACAGTCAAAGCAAAAGTAATTTGTTTTTCAGGCATGTCTGTTATGGTAAGATCGATGAGGATATTAGGTATTAGCAAGTTCAAAAGGAATCTATCTATAAGATTCATCACAATCCAAAATCACAAGAAGATCAGAACAGTAACAAAAGTAttaagagttaaaaaaaaagagagagttgaTTCATAACTTCCTTTCAAGCCACAAATTGAGagcaaaaataaatttgttttaagaaGCCATATACCATGTTTTGGAGCAAGAGAGGAGGCAGGGGCTTTGCCATGAACATGCTTAGGAGATTTGGCATTGGCTTCCAATGGAGAGAGACCCGAAAGATAAAAGTATAAGTAGGTCAGAGTGGTGAGTTTATTCACTAGAGATGTGAATGAGTCAAATCGTTATCAGATGATTCAGACCCTTTGTTTTCAGAAGGCTCATGATAGTCATCAGCGGAATGATGCCCTTTATGGAACTCAAGCAAAGATAAGGTTGAAATTTGAAAACTTGCACTAATTTTGTAAACTACATGCAAATGTAATAATCTTTATAAGCTTTTTTGTTAgcttagttatttaattttcttttatatgacAAATGtggtttatttatctaaatattttttaactaaatgaTCTATCTTTAGTTTTTTATACTTTATTCAACTAAGACATTTCAAAACGTGCCAAcagctctctctctccaaaCTTCATCACAAATATCACAATCACAATAAGATCTAGATCAATAACAATTCATGTTCGATAAGCTAAATAAATCACTGGATCTCCAAACTACATACATTACAAAATACATCGCTAACAAGTGATAATCAAGTATCAGCAAGTTTGCAATCAATTCAGTTTTTTGGGTCTATATATACAAATCACAAGAGATTTATTTTTAGCAGACTAGGAGCAAGCCGTAGTGAAAATCCTTGTTGATTTGACTGAGAGAATCTCCATAGGAGTAGGCTAGAAgtgattatatataaaaatctacaaGTAAATCCACACCGTGGATCAAGAAACCATGGAAAGTAGTCAGTGATGCAAGGACATGGAATGTTGTTGTTTCATTGTGAATCAGTTTGAGACAGTAAAACCGGTAATGATATATAGATCCAATGCAGAAGCTCACCGCGAGCTTGAGAACTGGTAAATGAAAGCTTAGAGGATGATCACGAAGGAAGAAAGATCAACTCGAAGAACAGAGGTTCAATGGTGAATGATGATGAACCTAATGAATAGAGAGAGTTATGGTTTAAGAAGATTGTTTTAATGTTTGATTGATAGATTTTCCCGTAAAtgagaaaatgttaaaatataatgtttacTAAACCAAAAAACTAAACCAGAAAACTAAACCAGAAATTAAAGAACTAAACCAAAGGAATAACCAGTTTATCATGTCACAATACTCCTTTCTTCAGACCATCTTTGTCCCCAAAGATGATAACCTTGACAGCCTGTAATTCACAAGATATTGAGGTCGTAGTATCAAACGTGCCACAGATAATGATGTTTGTGCTGACTTATGCTTTAGCTCCAGCGTTGAAGTAACTGAGAATAGCTTGCATCTCCAATTATGTTTCACTTGGAACTTCTCTTCTTCGCCATTAATCAGTGTCTCATCATCACTGTCCAGATTCTCATCCACTTCTGCAACACTATTCATAAGTGTGGTTTCCATAAGTTCCAGAGTTCTATTCTTACTCTTTACGGCCTTAGGATCAGACTGAACCGAAGCTCTATTCTCCAAAATTGAACAAGCCTTAgagattagttttgtttttggcaGCACTTTTTTGGAGAGTAATGCTCGATTACACCAAACTGAACCATCAATCTATGCTTTAAGGCATGTCCAATTTATGAAGTCCCTTCTGCTCTTCTCAAACCATTTCGGCACCCCTCTTTTTAGGTTCAAATACACGAGATTTAGTTGTTCTTTATCCCCATATCCATTGCTGTAAGAACTTCTCCATTACCATTGATTCATCCGCCAAAGGAAGCTCTTCATCAACCAGTATTGTTCTctttgaaatgattttgaaCTTGAATCTCGCCATGACTTAGGACTCTTAGTTAGCAGCCTCGTATTTTCTTCCAAACCCAAATAAGGCTCTTCTTTCATAGCAACATAACTACCACTAAGAAGATTCATCACGCCTCTGTTCTTTCCAGTCCAAAACATAGCTTTGACTACATAGAACAACTCGTGCTCTAAATGCCCTTTCAATCTCTGATCCCACATCACATCACATTCGTGAGAATTGGCACTTCTAAATCATGATAATTGGACAACGACGTATGAGAACATGCTACTAACAAATCAAGTTCTCCAGACTTGATTCCCTGCCAACACGTACTACACTGCCGTTGCACTAAGCTCGTCAATCTACCGCAAGCGTTACCTTCTCTAACTCTTTCCACTGATCATGTTTAGTAACTACTCCACCAGGTTTGTACTTAAAGTTCCACGATTTGAGACACATTTTTGTTGCTAGCGTCAAAACCTGATCCTTTCTAAACTTTTGTAGAAATGTAACTCTTGCGGTAGATTGACGAGCTtagttcacatcttcttcttaCCGATGTAGAAGTACAATAGTTTTGACAAGAGTTGGGTTTTCTATTAAGATATCAACTTTGTACAGAGACCTAACACTAATTAAGTAGAAAGATGTGAACTCTATGGGGTTTTTTCTAATGCAAAGGTGTCACCACCACCTGTTTTAGAATTGAATTGTTCACAGGTGGCTCGTTTAGTGGGAGTGACAACAGCAATGACGTAAGCGCCCGCCAATATTGACTTTCTAAGCTtttgtatttatgtatataaactttatttagCTGAAACATAATACTATATAGAAGCTTTAGTTGATGTCTTACTCCACGATCCTCAGCCACAACAGCTTCCTCTCTCTCGCTACAAAGTTCACTACTCGTGGATCTCGTAAACATCATCGCAATCCACTCGTGAGTCTTATATGTTTGTGTTTGATCTGAGTACTGATTTCTAGACAAAATTTTCCAACTTTTGATCCCTTGTTTGTGTGTCCACACTAagatgctctgtttttttttgttcacgaACCTCTGTTTCTCATACTAtgatgctctgttttttttgttcatgaaCCTCTGTTTCTTATACTATGATGCTCTGTTTTGGTTCATGGACCTCTGTTTCCCAAAACTGAAATTTGATCGTTTGCTTTCAATGTTTGTCATTAAGTGTACACTATCAATGGCTAGATCTGCGGTTGATGAGACATCAGACTCCGGAGCATTTCAAAGAACTGCCTCAACGTTCCGTAACTTCGTCTCAAGAGATTCCAATTCTCAGTTTCCAGCTGAATCTGGTAGATACCATCTTTACATATCTTATGCTTGTCCATGGGCTTCTAGATGCATCTCATACTTGAAGATCAAAGGACTTGACGATGCAATAAGCTTCTCGGTTCGTAGACTCAAAGCCCTTTAAAACTGCTTATGTTCATCATGACAGTATTGATTGAATAGTTTCCTTGTTTGGTTTGCATCAGTCTGTTAAACCCATTTGGGGAAGGACCAAGGAAAGTGATGAGCACATGGGATGGGTCTTCCCGGATTCAGACGCTGAGGTTCAAGGAGCTGATCCTGACCATCTTAATGGTGCTAAGAGTGTAAGAGAACTCTATGAGATTGCTAGCCCAAACTACACCGGGAAGTATACTGTTCCTGTAagtctttttttaaaaaaatttggcttctcaatgtttgtttttgtaagtCATCTTGAGTTGGAACTAGATGGTATTTTTTTATGACAGGTTCTGTGGGATAAGAAGCTGAAGACTGTTGTGAACAATGAGAGCGCTGAGATTATCAGGATGTTCAACACCGAGTTCAATCATATTGCTAGAAACCCTGATCTTGATCTTTACCCTTCTCAACTCCAAGCTAAAATCGATGAAGCTAATGAATGGATTTACAGTGGGATTAATAATGGTGTCTATAGGTGCGGTTTTGCAAAGAAACAAGAACCTTACGAGGAGGTAAGTGCTAGAAAGTGTATGAAGCATTAGATAGATGAAAccttttaaaacgttttttttgttcatctttgTAGGCAGTGCAACAAGTGTATGAAGCATTAGATAGATGCGAGGAGATTCTTGAAAAGCATCGTTACATCTGCGGTAACACTCTGACTGAAACAGATATCAGATTGTTTGTGACACTAATAAGATTTGACGAGGTAAGTGAAACCGACAAGAGCTAAAGAAACACAATTAGGGGaacaagtttttttattttgaaacattgaTGATGCAGGTTTACGCGGTTCACTTCAAATGCAACAAGAAACTCTTAAGAGAGTATCCGAATCTGTTCAACTACACGAAAGACGTATTTCAAGTCCCTGGTATGAGTAGCACCGTGAACATGAATCACATCAAGCAGCATTACTATGGAAGCCACCCTTCGATCAACCCTTTTGGGATCGTCCCTCAGGGGCCAAACATCGATTACTCCTCGCCTCATGATCGACACAGATTCTCCAAATGATAAATAACCAGTCTTTCGCACTTGAGTTCTGTCTTCAGAAGTTTCCAAATAAAGTTTGTCTTTGAATAGCATATactttgagaaaaataaaagccTGATGTTTATCATGTTACAGTTT
Coding sequences within it:
- the LOC130507239 gene encoding uncharacterized protein LOC130507239 → MSYSTILSHNSFLSLATKFTTRGSRKHHRNPLCTLSMARSAVDETSDSGAFQRTASTFRNFVSRDSNSQFPAESGRYHLYISYACPWASRCISYLKIKGLDDAISFSSVKPIWGRTKESDEHMGWVFPDSDAEVQGADPDHLNGAKSVRELYEIASPNYTGKYTVPVLWDKKLKTVVNNESAEIIRMFNTEFNHIARNPDLDLYPSQLQAKIDEANEWIYSGINNGVYRCGFAKKQEPYEEAVQQVYEALDRCEEILEKHRYICGNTLTETDIRLFVTLIRFDEVYAVHFKCNKKLLREYPNLFNYTKDVFQVPGMSSTVNMNHIKQHYYGSHPSINPFGIVPQGPNIDYSSPHDRHRFSK